gggggggggtgaggggggtcatggggggtcctgggggcatGGGAGGGGTaatgggggtcctgggtgccttgggggggggtgagggggtaatgggggtcctgggtgcctTGGGTGGGTaatgggggtcctgggtgcctggggggcATGAGGGGGTAATGGGGGTCCTGGATGTCTGGGGGGAGGTTGAGGGGGTAATGGGGGCTCTTGGGTCCTcaccccccttttccccccccagaTGAGTCCTGCCGGCGGTAaccccggcccctgccccgtttgggggggacggggggggggagccATGCTGGGACCCCCACAGCGAACGGGGGGCTGGACCTGAGGGACCCCCCGGCGGGGCAGGACACGGACgagacccccccctcccccccaaaccGCCCCGGGAGGGGACACACAAGGACATTGTCCCCACCATGGGGACGCAGCGGTGTTCgggggggcaccccgggggatttggggggtcccagctcttccctccccattttgtagcttttctagcaggcggcggggggggacagGCAATTATCCTTAACGAGGTTTTTAGCCTAATTAAGGGCTTTTTTTAGCCAGGGGCGGGGCGACCGTGTCAGTATTGGGTCAACCGGAGCTGTCCCAGTTAGGAACTGGGCCAGGGCTGGTTACAACTGGgccggggtggggtggggggcaaaGCCACGGCAGTATTAGCTGAGGGGGGCAAAGCTGTGTTATTGGGGGGCAATGGCgggggggagggctggggaggggggactTTCtctttggggtggggaggggatgcGATTTATGGCTGTGGTGAGGGAGGGGATGGTCGAGGGCGAGGAGGAAGGCTCCAAAATGGCCGCGGGAGGACAAAGGGATGAGGAGCGATGGCCGGGCGGGAGCGTGATGGATGGCGGAGGGTGGCCGGTGgccgggaggggacggggggagccccgggggggggctgctgggggttGAGGGGAGACAAAATGGCGGAGGGGGGAGGAGGCCGAAGCCTGAGGCCTGCTCCCGTTGCCATGGTGATGAAGCCTGAGGCCTGCTCCTGAGGCCTACGCCTGTTGCCACGGCAACGAAGCCTGAGGCCTACTCCCGTTGCTATGGCAACGAAGCCTGAGGCCTACTCCTGTTGCCATGGCGATGAAGCCTGAGGCCTGCTCCTGGAGCCCGAGGCCTCCTCCCGTTGCCATGGCAACGAAGCCCAAGGCCTCCTCCCGTTGCCATGGCAATGAAGCCTCAGGCCTACTCCTGTTGCCATGGCAACAAAGCCCGAGGCCTACTCCTGTTCCTGTGGCGACAGAGCCTGAGGCCTACTCCTGTCACCATGGCAACCAAGCCCTCGGCCTGCTCCTGTCACCTTGGGGAGGGCTGCGCCGCTGCTTGGCCGCACTGTACCGCGACAAGTGACAATaaaaggtggtggtggctgCTGTGAGCCCGGCTGGTGACActggggggcggggcgggggtggcgGCGGCTCTGGAGGCAGAGGGGtgggtttgtatttttcagCCGCGCGGCTCGGCGCGGTATTACGGTACAGCGGaagcgcgcatgcgcggcgcgCAGCGGAAAGGGGACGGAAGCGGGTGGGCGCGCCACAGGCCGCGACGCATGCGCAGAACGCGGCGGAGGGTGAGAGGAAGTAGGCGGGGCTATCCAGCAGCGCGTGCGCAGAGCGTGGCTGTGGGGGCGACGAGAAGCGGGCGTGGCTATGCAGCAGCGCATGCGCAGAACGCGGCGGTGGACGAGGGGGGAAATAGGCGTGGCTATCCAGCGGCGCATGCGCAGATCGCGGCGGTGAGCGCGAGGAGGAAGCGGGCGGGGCTATCTAGCGGCGCATGCGCAgagcgcggcggggggggcgggccGCGCGGGGATTGGCTGCGGGCGGTGCGCGCGGCGTACGGCGGCCGGGAGGGAAGGCGGAAGTGAGTGGAgcggccatggcggcggcggcggcgctggagCGGTGGGTGTccggggagctgcaggagctgctggggctgagcgGGCGGCACGTCCCCGCCTTCCTGGTGGCCCTGGCGCGGCGGAGCCGCAGcgtggaggagctgctggagcggCTGCGGGAGACCGAGGCGCTGCGGGTGGAGGAGCCGCGCGTGCGCGCCTTCGCGCGGGAGCTCTGGGAGAAGGTGGGCGGGGCTTCCCGGCAGGGGGGCGGGGCTCCCGGGGAAGGGGGCGGGGCTTCGGCGGTAGACCCTGccgggagggagcgggaggTGCTCCCGCGGGTGGGGGCGTGGCCTGCCGGCAGGTGAGGGCGGGGCTTAAAGGGGGCGTGGCTTGCGGGAAAGGGGCGGGGCTTCGAGGGTAGGGGAGCTTCTGGGAGGAGCCTGTCCGGGTGGGGGCGTGTCTCATGGGCTGGGGGTGTGGCTTTAAGGTGAGAAGGTGCGGTCTGTGGGGGCGGGGTCAGGCGGAGGGGGCGTGGCCTGTGCGGAAAGAGGCGTGGCTTACATACCTGAGTACCGCGAGGGCAGTGTTGATGGGGGAGGTGTTGGGTTCCCGGTGGGCGTGACCAACCACCGAGGGGGTGTGGCCAACCACAGAGGGGGCGTGGCCCGCCACAGATGGGGGCGTGGTCAGAGGGGGTGTGGCCTACCGCTGTCCCCGCCCCCAGGTCCCCCGGGAAGCGCCGCGGGAGCCCCCGGGCCGAGCGGCTGAGCGGGCGGCGCGGGAGCTGCAGCGCCGCAGCCAGGGCTACCGATTGGTCGACAGCGATGACGAGGGggcaggccccgccccttcccaTGGCTCCTCCCCCAGCACGGCCGACgcttcccgccgccgccgccaccacctccgccgccgccgccgctccgaGTCGCCCGAGAGCTCCAGCCCGTCGCCGCCGCCCCCGTGAGTAGCCCCGGTTcttggggtgtcccccccccgttATCGGGGTCTCTCCCAAATTATGGGGGTCTTGGGGTCTCTTCCTGCACCCCAGGGGTCACCCCAGGTGCTCAGGGTCCCCCCCAGTTCTTGGGGTCCCCCCCCTATTACAGGGGTCTCGGGGTTTCCTCCTGCCCTCGGGGGTCACCGCGGGTGCTCAGAGTCCCCCTGGTTCTCAGGGTCCCCCCAGtttttggggtgtccccccccccagttttgggGTCTTGAGCTTTCCTCCTGtcccctgggggtccctgcaggTGCTCAGGGTCCCCCTGGTTCTCGGGGTCCCCCCAGTTCTTGTGGTCCCCCCTGGGTTTTTgggtgtccccctccccattaTCGGGGTCCCTCTCAAATTATGGGGGTCTTGGGGTCTCTTCTTGCgccctgggggtccccgcaGGTGCTCAGGGTCCCCTGGATATTGGGGTCCCCCCTATTAttggggttccccccccaaTTATGGGGGTCTCGAGGTTTTCTCCTGTCCCCTGGGGGTCACTGCAAGTGCTCCGAGTCCCCCTGCTTGTTGGGATCCCCCCCCATTATCGGGGTCCCCCCCCTCAATTATGGGGGTCTCGGGGTTTTCTCCTGCCCCTCGGGGGTCTCCACAGGTGCTCAGGGTCCCCCTGGTTCTCGGGGTCCCCCTCATTATCGGGGTCCCCCCCTCAATTATGGGGGgtttcaggcttttttcttgctttttgggGGTCACCGCAGGTgctcaaggtccctctggatatTGGGGTCCCCTCCAGGCTTTCGGGGTCCCCCCGGGAGTCTCAGGGTCCCCTCCTGAtccttggggtccccctgaGCTTTTGGGATCCTTTTGGATGCCGCGTTTCCCCTGGGATTTTGGGGTTCACATCTTCAGCATCGCTTAAAGCCCCCCAAATTATGACGGtctgtgggttttggggtccctcatgggttttggggtcccctgtgggttttggggtcccccctgcATGACCttcccccacacaccccccccaaaccagggCTCCGGAGCCCCCCGAGGAGCCGGAAGCGGAATGGGAAGCGTCGGAACGGGAACGGTTGCGGGACCTGGAGGAACGCGACGCCTTCGCCGAGCGTCTGCGCCGCCGCGACCGCGACCGCACCCGCGCCGTCCTCGCCCGCCCCGACGCCAAGGTGACGGGCTGGTTGGGGGGGCCGCGACGCTTTCTGGGGGGGATCCCggggagggggatttggggggggggggcggggggcctAGCTGTGTTTGGAGGGGGGCTGTCGGgttcctgggggtccctgggtgggatTTGGGATCCCTGGGTGGGATTtaggggtccctgggtgggatTTGGGGACCTTGGATGGGATTTAGGGGGTTGGATGAGATCTGGGGTCTCTGCgtgggatttgggggtcacAAACGGGATGGGGGGGCCTGTTGGGctcctggggggtccctgggtgggatTTGGGATCCCTGGGTGGGATTtaggggtccctgggtgggatTTGGGGACCTTGGATGGGATTTAGGGGGTTGGATGAGATCTGGGGTCTCTGCgtgggatttgggggtcacAAACGGGATGGGGGGCCTGTTGGGctcctggggggtccctgggtgggatTTGGGATCCCTGGGTGGGATTtaggggtccctgggtgggatCTGGGGACCTTGGATGGGATTTAGGGGGTTGGATGAGATCTGGGGTCTCTGCgtgggatttgggggtcacAAACGGGATGGGGGGGGGCCTGTTGGGctcctggggggtccctgggtgggatTTGGGATCCCTGGGTGGGATTtaggggtccctgggtgggatTTGGGGACCTTGGATGGGATTTAGGGGGTTGGATGAGATCTGGGGTCTCTGCgtgggatttgggggtcacAAACGGGATGGGGGGCTGTCGGGTTCCTGGGGTCCCTAGGTGGGATTTGGGATCCCTGGGTGGGATTtaggggtccctgggtgggatTTGGGGACCTTGGATGGGATTTAGGGGGTTGGATGAGATCTGGGGTCTCTGCgtgggatttgggggtcacAAACGGGATGGGGGGGGCCTGTTGGGCTCCTGGGGGTCCCTAGGTGGGATTTGGGATCCCTGGGTGGGAATTGGGGTGCCTGAGAGAGATTTAGGGGCATTGGGTGGGaattggggtcccagggggatttgggggtcacAGACAGGATTGGGGGGCCCTGTTgtgccctgggggtccctgggtgggatTTGGGATCCCTGGGTGGGATTTAG
The sequence above is drawn from the Ciconia boyciana chromosome 29, ASM3463844v1, whole genome shotgun sequence genome and encodes:
- the LOC140644788 gene encoding pre-mRNA-splicing factor ATP-dependent RNA helicase DHX16-like is translated as MAAAAALERWVSGELQELLGLSGRHVPAFLVALARRSRSVEELLERLRETEALRVEEPRVRAFARELWEKVPREAPREPPGRAAERAARELQRRSQGYRLVDSDDEGAGPAPSHGSSPSTADASRRRRHHLRRRRRSESPESSSPSPPPPAPEPPEEPEAEWEASERERLRDLEERDAFAERLRRRDRDRTRAVLARPDAKVTGC